AAACGGTTCTCCTTGTCGCTCTTCAATTGAATGAGCCCGATGATTTCCTTGTTCAGAATAATGGGAATGACCGCCAGCGACCGGCAACCTTTCCCTAATTCTCCAGCGGATGTTCTCTGGCTACTCGCATCATCAATATCTCTTGAGGCAAGCAAGAACTCGTTTTCAATATTCCCCGTCCAGAAACTCCCCTCACTAGTAAAAGACCTATCTGAGGAGTCGATGCGACCCTCGAGAACCGCCTCCTGCAATTGAGCCAGTTTTGAATCCCTCCGAAAACATGCGAATTTTCCATTATCTTTCCTTGGCTCGATGATCAACGTCTCAAGGTTGAAAACTTGCTCGGAGTCCTGTCTGGCTTCACACCGGAAACATTTGTTATTCTCTCTGATCCAGATCTCAACGCTATCGGCACCGGAAAAATCGGTCATGGTTCTGGCTACTTCACTCAGGAAATCGACCCTCAAGATCCCCCGATCTGCCAGCTCCAAAATGCGATGGGAGAGCTTTCTAAAAAGATTGATATCGCCACCTGGCATGTTCGTGGATTCCATGTTCATGATTTCACAAATAAAATTTTAGCATTAAAAAGAGGCTACTCAAGCTTTAGCTTGCAAAAAGAAAAATGCTGCCTTATACGAGCCCCTGGTCGATCATGGCGTTGGCGACCTTCAGGAAGCCACCGATATTGGCGCCATTTACATAGTTGCCAGGTGTTCCATACTTTTCGGCCACATCCACGCAGGTCTTGTGGATGCTTTTCATGATCTGATGGAGGCGATTGTCTACTTCTTCACGGGTCCACTGCAGTCTCATGCTATTCTGAGACATTTCTAGACCGGATGTGGCCACACCGCCAGCGTTGGCTGCTTTCCCGGGGCCATACAGGATCTTTGCTTCCAGGAATACATTCACACCTTCAATCGTCGTGGGCATATTGGCACCTTCGGAGACGACGTAGATGCCGTTCTTGATGAGGTTCTGGGCATCCTTGCCGTTAATCTCATTCTGCGTGGCGCTCGGGAAAGCGCAGTGTGCCTTGTTGTTCCATAGCGGGTTGTATTCGAGCTTGGGATTGACAGGCGTGTACACGGCACTCTTGAATTTGTCCGCATATTCTTTGATCCTGCCGCGCCGGATGTTCTTCAGTTCCATGACGAATTCCAGTTTATTGGCGTCGATTCCATCTTCATCGTAGATGTACCCGTGGGAGTCAGATAAGGTCACGGCCTTTCCTCCGAGTTGGTTGACCTTCTCAACCGTATATTGAGCTACATTTCCGCTTCCGGAGACCAAGCAGATCTTTCCTTCCAAAGTCTGATTTCTTGCGGCCAGCATTTCTGCAGCAAAATAGACGGCGCCATAGCCGGTCGCCTCGGGACGGATCAGTGAGCCACCCCAGTTCAGCCCCTTGCCGGTAAAGACACCCGTGAACTCGTTTCTGAGCTTCTTATACTGCCCGAAGAGATAGCCGATCTCTCTCCCGCCCACACCTATATCGCCGGCGGGGACATCCGTGTCCGGTCCGATATGGCGAAACAGTTCGTTCATGAAGCTCTGGCAGAACCGCATCACCTCACCGTCGCTTTTCCCTTTGGGGTCAAAATCCGAGCCACCC
The genomic region above belongs to Acidobacteriota bacterium and contains:
- the gdhA gene encoding NADP-specific glutamate dehydrogenase, which codes for MSNYAKELMAQVRAKNPNEPEFLQAVQEVVESLALVIERHPEYRRHKIMERIIEPERVIMFRVPWMDDNGEIHVNRGYRIEMSSAIGPYKGGLRFHPSVNLSILKFLAFEQVFKNSLTTLPMGGGKGGSDFDPKGKSDGEVMRFCQSFMNELFRHIGPDTDVPAGDIGVGGREIGYLFGQYKKLRNEFTGVFTGKGLNWGGSLIRPEATGYGAVYFAAEMLAARNQTLEGKICLVSGSGNVAQYTVEKVNQLGGKAVTLSDSHGYIYDEDGIDANKLEFVMELKNIRRGRIKEYADKFKSAVYTPVNPKLEYNPLWNNKAHCAFPSATQNEINGKDAQNLIKNGIYVVSEGANMPTTIEGVNVFLEAKILYGPGKAANAGGVATSGLEMSQNSMRLQWTREEVDNRLHQIMKSIHKTCVDVAEKYGTPGNYVNGANIGGFLKVANAMIDQGLV